CCATTTGCCACCATTATCCCCTCTTTTCAACATATTGGTAGGCCCAAATAGTAAATTCCTTTATATCCTCATGTTTATTATTGGGACGAACCATCAAATTGATGTGATAGGTTGGCAAATGGAGATTCACTTGAGCCCCACGGGGTTGCCTTAATTTTAAGGAGCAGACTTGTATTAGTGGATTAGGCAATACGACCATACCACTTATtacaaacaatttcatgttgGAGCTTCCTATCCAGGCTTTAGTCGCATCTTACCTGTTTTTTGAGGTTAGTGGGGTATTTATATGGGCTTGATGTCGACCTACCTGTGGTAGGCTCCCAATTATCAGGAATAATATTGAGAGGAAACCATCAGGCACCACCACGTTGCACTCGTCAACTTATTGATCAGCCAAATAGCGCTAACAAATTGGACATGATTCTCTCTCTGACTCTGCATTCATTTGTAGGGATTACAACATTAATTGGAGGTGGGACTGGACCTGCTGATGGTACTCGTGCAACAACATGCACACCAGCACCATCACAAATGAAATTGATGCTGCAGTCAACTGACGATTTGCCCCTAAATTTTGGTTTCACTGGAAAAGTATGGTTAACTTACATGTACCCTGCTCTGTTTATATTGTGGAACGGCAAGTGCAGACTTTCACTCTATTGTGAAACATAAATTAATAGCCAATAGAAAATTcttataactctctctctctctctgtgcgagCATGTGTCCTTTGCCCATGTTCCTGGGTGCATAAGTAATTATTCCTTTACTTTCTCAGGGTAACACCTCAAGACCTGAGGCGCTGCATGAAATAATTAAGGCTGGAGCAATGGGGCTGAAGCTGCATGAGGACTGGGGAACTACCCCTGCTACTATAGACAATTCTTTGGCTGTTGGCGATGAGCATGATATCCAGGTCAGTGTAGTTCTGTGTGAAGTCTTCATTATATGTCTGACTTCAATTGCCGTCTTTCTTTACTTGGGATGGGAATGGCAGGTTAATATTCACACTGATACATTAAACGAATCTGGATTTGTGGAACATACTATTGAGGCTTTTAAAGGAAGAACTATCCATACTTATCACAGGTATGAGTTAAGTTTCAACAACCGCTTTAGACTGACATCCATGTGCATGCTATGTGAAGAAGCCTGGCAGACATCTGCTTTTGTTCTTACCACCTTAATGTCAACATGTGGTGCGAGTATGACGTGTCAAAACAAGTCAAGTGTTACATATGTTACCTATCGTGCTTCCTTGTGATGTTGCAAGCACGAAAATTACTTgtgatggtttttttttggtcgaaaaattaCTTGTGATGATTAAAAGCCTCTTTCTTTAGCATTTCATTTAGTTTCATCTCAGCCAGGTGCCTTGCAGGCTATGTTCTATTTGATGGCTTTCAAGTAGTAGTGTTATGTTGCTTATTTGCTCGTTGATTTGAATGCGCGGGAGGTCCAACTGTTTTTGGCAAGTTAAAAGATCTTATGGAATATTTGTAAATGAAAACATATTCTGTGGTTTATTGGGACTAGATTAACCATTCTGCCTTTTCCTTGCGATTGATGCTGAGAAGTAAGCTTACTCTTTTTATTCCGTTCGGTAGTGAAGGTGCTGGGGGTGGTCATGCTCCAGATATCATCAAAGTATGCGGGGTTAAAAACGTTCTGCCTTCATCAACAAACCCTACCCGGCCTTTTACTTCCAATACCATTGACGAACATCTGGATATGTTGGTATGCATGTGCAAAATGGAATTTCCTTTGTGCTGTTGTGCAACCTTTAATTTCCTTTTGATTTGAATGCATGCAGATGGTCTGTCATCACCTTGATAAGGATATTCCAGAAGATTTAGCTTTTGCTGGATCAAGAATAAGGGCAGAAACTATAGCTGCAGAAGATATATTGCATGACATGGGAGCAATCAGCATAATATCTTCTGATTCACAGGCCATGGGTCGTATAGGAGAGGTGCCAGGCTCCTTTTCTTTACTCTCAGTTTATTATCGATTTTATCTGATGGCATAGGATTGCCCACTTTGTTTGCAGACAAATTTTCACTTTCCATCTGCACTTTCCCTTGCAAATTTTCTGATTATCGTCCATTTGTGAATGTTCATTTGCTTGAGAGTGTACATACATGGGCTGTCTAGCTGATTCTTATGAGAACTGGCTGCATGCAGTAGCAACATTAAGCTCATTAACTGCCGACTCTAACTCCTGATTTCTAGGGTCAACCAAAATGTCTGCAACTCGCATGCCGTGTGCTTATCTGCTTAAGTTGCTTTATATTTTGATAAGTACCCCATGAAGGTCTTCTTTGATACAAACACGGTGGTCACTTACTGGCAGATATTTTCTGTGTATGATCCCTGCCTTAGCAATCTATAATGGTTTTGTTAAGTGTATGACCATTCTTATCAGTTTTGAATATTTGAGATAGTCAATGGAATGATGCCTGTCCTCAAAGTTTGTCCAACTTATTAATTGTGCTTCTAACTTTCCTTCTTGTtcattttgaagtattttccttttcaaaaagaAGTTTAGGAATGCACTGAGGTCTCACACTTACATAACCTTTTCCTTCACCAGGTCATTTGCAGAACCTGGCAGACAGCCCATAAGATGAAGTCGCAAAGGGGGTCAATTGACCCTAATGGACTGGAAAGCGACAACCTTCGTATCAGGAGATACATCGCAAAGTACACTATAAATCCAGCCATAGCTAATGGCATTTCTCATTTGGTTGGATCAGTTGAGGTATAATCTTCTCCCGACTTTTACATTTATTTAAAGTCTCGGCCTGCTGTATAAACATGCCACTGCTAGGTCTGTTACTATATTTATTTTACCCTTTGTCCAATTCCGGTATCCAACACTAGCATATGACATAAATGGATAATGTAAAGTGGTCCCtttattccgaccaaaaaaaatgtggtcccttcatttttttcatttatatagTACTGAGCTTTCCTCAATTAGAGAAATATTGGTCcttgtttctgtttttttaattatataagGTAATTGTTTATTTTGGTTCCCATTTCATCATGGTTTGTGCAATTGCCTCTAATGTCAGTTGGGGACAAGCTTATATCGACATTTCCATTATTTTTCTGGGCCAGCAATAATAATTTAGAGCTGTCCGCTTCTATCAAATCCTTTAGCTCTATTGCAGGTTGGAAAATTGGCTGATTTGGTTTTATGGAAGCCTTCCTTCTTTGGGGCAAAGCCTGAAATGGTGATTAAAGGTGGCACAATTGCATGGGCAAATATGGGTGATCCAAATGCAAGCATTCCCACTCCCGAGCCGGTATTTATGCGGCCCATGTTTGGAGCTTTTGGCAAGGCTGGAAGTGCAAATTCTATTGCCTTCGTGAGCAAGgcatggctctctctctctctctctctctgtgcgggtttcttcttttcctttaagCTATCCGTTTTTAAACAGGCAGCTGCAAATGCTGATGTAAAGGCCCTATATGGACTTGAGAAGAAGGTGGAAGCTGTAAGGAATGTCAGGAAGCTAACTAAATTGGATATGAAGCTGAATGATGCGCTTCCAAGTATCACCGTGGACCCGGAGACTTACACAGTGATCGCCAATGGCGAGGTCCTCACATGTGCTGCAGCCTCTACAGTTCCCCTGTCTCGGAACTACTTCCTTTTTTAGGGACTTACCAGTCTCTCTCCCCGtctcaaggaaaagaaagaaaaaaacctgACGCATAGAATCGGTGTCCCACAAGCAATGATGGAATCTTGAATTTGGAAATGGCCCGTTAGCTCACAAGAGTTGGTCTGGTTGGTCTGTTTCATTGACCCACCGTGAGAATTTCCAACTTATGAAAGGGAATCTACGAAACTGGTGTTCTTGAATGCTGAGCAACTTTGTGGAGTGAACCTGTTGAAGAAGAAATCTACTAGGTTCGTTCTTGGCGTGGAAAGTTTGATACTGTGTTGATCGAGATGGTAACTGCTGATCTTTGGATGATATCATCAATTAAGACATTAACTCCAGTTTTTGGAGTTCATTCTGCTTTGTTGGTATTTTGTGCAACTTCTCTACTGGCTCACTCAAACTAAGAAACTGTAATGCACTGGAAACCCCGTTGTCATGTGTTTTACTGGAAAGCAACAAGCAACACACAGCACTCTCCTTTCAAGACACTATGATAGCATTTGGATAGCTTGAGGTCACTTTTGGCCATTTACTTGTATCGGACCCAAAGAGCTCCGGTCCAACAATTTTTGGTCACATGAATAGATGAACGAGGGCCACCGGTTACCCCTACGGCACTGAAGGAAACTAAAACACGGAAAGCTACGCGTCGGTGAGCTTCAAAGTTCATATTTTACTAGCACCTCCCAACGACGCGAGCTTGCTCAGCTCCCTCCTCAAAACTTTACCAGCTGCATTTTTAGGTATGGAATCGATGAACATGACGTGTCGGATTTTCTTGTAGGGGGCGACCTGCACCCAAGTTTGTCCCAGAGTAAACGAAACATGACGAATTTATCATCGGGGACAACCTGAAGTCCGACTCGCCAAACCAATTAGAGAGCAATCAAGAGAAGGTAAAAAGACAGAAAGACGGAGTACCATTTGTGCAACAAACGCCTTAATGCTCGGCTCATCGACAGCGCTTCCCGGTCGCCTCACAATAAAGGCCATGGGTATCTGACCGGCCTCTTCATCGGGATACCTGCCCAAAATCAGTAGTAGATGTCACATATTCTGTACTTAGAGTTTTGGGTTTTTCTGAGAAGAGCAGCTCATGGGCGATGGGGTTGGAGCACATACGGGGCGACGGCGGCATCTACAACATCCGGATGGGATTGAAGAAGATGCTCCAGCTCCCCCGGTGCCACCTGATTGGACAAAAACTGAATTCAATCTAGATAAACCTTGCAAAGCACACTTCTACTGAATCATTTCTTGAATGTAACTGTCTTAACGTGGTCTTTGACATCTTAAAATACTTCAAGACCCAGAATCATGTGAAAAGAACTGTTTTGCCTTACTGGATTGCTTAAGCTCTTCTCATCACAATCCGTCGAGAGTTATTTCGCTCAAAAAGCAAcccgaaaattgagaaaaaaatccaAGTAAACGACATTAAATTACCTGGTAACCTTTGTATTTGATGATCTCCTTTATCCTGTCCACGAAAAAGAGGAAGCCTTGTCCATCAATGTAACAGAGATCGCCGGTTCTCAACCACCCCTCCGTGTCCACAATCGCCCTGGTGGCTTGTTCATCTCCAACATAACCTAATTGAACCGGAGCGTACAAGGTAAGACATAGGAGCTTTTAGTTGGTATTCGTTATTCAAGGGAGTTCCAGTTAAAGTTGGTGGCAATCTGCAGTGCAGTGTTGTTGTTACGTGTTTACCCTTCATAATGGAAGATCCTCTGACCCAAAGTTCGCCGACTTTGCAAGGCGGCAAGAATGCTCCGGTGTCGGGATCGATGATCTTAGCTTCGCAGTCAGGCACGAGCTTTCCGGTCGCGCCGACTACTGCGGATTCCTTCGGACCAACAGTCCCAAAGGCTCGTCCTGTCGATTCGGTTAACCCGTATCCCTTTGCATAAAATTCGTGAATCAGCAACTCGTTACAGATGTTAATCATCTGTCCaatggcttcttcttttttacagcAAAAGAAAGCATTGAGGACAGAAATCTAAATTGCAAGCAATTATTTGCAAGGTTCTTGGTGATAGTGTTTATGTTCAACTTAGTATGAGAGCAAGAACAATCGACAAGAgtaacttatatatatatagaaagaaGGGAAAGTGAGATAAATAATCCATAAATTTCAATACAATGTGTAATATCATCTCTAAATTATTGACAAGTGTTTAATCAAGTCTTTAAGctattttaaaatattcaatatcgTCCTTCCGTTGATTCAAATTAACGAAATTTGTTGATGTGACTTTCAATCCATCaagttcaaataaaaaaaaaaaaagttaccccGTCCACTTAAGATTTTCACTTCAAATTGGAAATAATAATCCAAGTCATCAAATAAAGATGGACATGtcaatacccaattttttttcctcttctaaagTAGATGCAAAAAATGATGGACTTGTTGAAAAATCCAACTCAACGCATGAATtttacatcatcatataatgtCCGATTTACCATTTAAGCAATCAAAGAAATTCATTAAACATTTATTAATAAtttaaggatcatattgaataagttATAAGTGTATGGACGACATTACACATTGTGTCAAAATTTATGGATCgtttatgtcatttttcataaaacgaACGAAGAGAAAGTCATGaaaaagggaggaagaagagaaaatgtttAATTGCAATAATAATCTTGGTCTGTTCGTAAGGATAAAGaccaaaaatttatgaattatttaaaaGAATGTCCAATAATTTGCTTTTATgcgattttaaattttgatatgtaaaatcaattttcaatatttcaaaAGCCTCCATCTTCTTCGCCCTTCTCGCTTTATTTAAGTAAGGGCTTAATACCCATAAAAActttaactttagcatttgtgacaattatatccaattttttttttatttcataaaaaatcttcaacttttacttttgtcctaattttaCCGACTTAGTacataaaaaatccttaactttaacatatgtcccaattatatccgaaacttttttttatctcataaaaaaccttcaatttttacttttgtccaaattctaccATCGTTAGCCTTCCGTTCATAATcatcattagttaatcctacatgATATTTCtacgtcgttaatgaattatatTTCAGCAAAACCGACATgaaaaaatcctcaaactttCCTTCTGTTATTTGCTTCTCCAATATATTGCCGGGAGATACAAAATCACATAAGACAACACGTTTCATATTCTTTTTGGCACTCAACGGCCCAAAGAATGGCTAGGCATGGAGAAATTTGGACGAATAATCTAAAATATCGTTGTCCCTAAAACCtactgtttctaaatttcgaagattcattaaTAACTTTAACGAGAAAATTCGAGTCACGTGTAATTAACTAACGGTTATTATGAACGGAAGGgcgacggtggtagaattgagataaaaataaaaataaaaattgaagattgtttttgagataaaaaaaatttcggataATTGAGACATAGGCTAAAATTGAGGTTTTTTAGATATAAATTCggtaaaattgagataaaagtaaaatttgagtttttttatgagataaatttttttcagatataataatcataaatattttttggggaTATCTGCCCTTGAGCAAGGGATCAAGGAGCACTGAGCTCTCATGCCATGGGATGCTCACCTGAGCCAACTGCACATTGGGGAAGCGATCCTTAAACCTCGCGACGACCGTCGCCGGAAGTGGAGCGCCGCCGCAAACGACCACCTCGAGCGAGCTGAAATCGTACCCTTCCATCACGCTCCCGCCTTTCACCATCGCAATGACAACCGGCGGGGCCACCGCCGTGTGGCTGACCCTGAACCGCTCGATGGCTCTTCCCATCTCCTCCATCCGAAACCTCCCCATGCACACCAGCGTCTCCCCCATCGCCACCGACCGCACGCAGTAGGTGAACCCAAACGCGTGGAAGTACGGCACCGTGCACAGTGCGACAGCCGTGGAGGCCCTCGCCGCTCTCACCGCGTAGGATCCGGCCACCATCGACGTCAAGTTCCGGTGGGTCAGCGCCACGGCTTTCACTTTCCCCGTTGTCGTCCCCGACGAGTACAAGATCGCCGCCGTGTCCGATTGCGAGACATCAATTTGGTCGGGATCGCCGGCTGGAACCACAACCCTCATCAGGGACTCGACCTCCGGCGAGTCGATTAGAACCGTTCCGAGCGGAGGGGAAGGGACTTTGCTAGCGGTTTTGGACATGGCGAACGCGATCGAAGGTCTCGAGAGCTGGATTAAGTGGAGAATCTCCGGAGCAGTGCTGCTAGGATTGCAGGGAGAGACCGCGACGCCGATGGAGAACAGAGAGAGGTAGAGGACCGGAATATCGAGCGAATTTGGGGAGATGATTAGGGCACAGTCACCTCTGGAGAGGCCGAGGCGGGAGCGGAGGGAGGAGGACAGAGACCTGACTCGGCGGATGAGCTCCGGGTACGCGACGCCGCGGGAAGTGCTGACGTCCACCAGAGCGGTGGCGGTCGCCGGCGGAGGATGGGAGGCGAGGTGGGAGAAGATGTAGTCAGTGACAGAGAGTGGCGCGGACGGCGGAGGAAGCGGAGCAAGAGGTCTGAGGCTGTGGTAAGTCCCGGTT
The genomic region above belongs to Rhodamnia argentea isolate NSW1041297 chromosome 6, ASM2092103v1, whole genome shotgun sequence and contains:
- the LOC115749363 gene encoding urease; amino-acid sequence: MKLSPREVEKLSLHHAGFLAQKRLARGLRLNYTESVALVAAQILEFVRDGDKTVADLMDMGKRLLGRRQVLPAVPHLLETVQVEGTFPDGTKLITVHDVICREDGNLDLALHGSFLPVPPLEKFSYIEEDKVPGEVIFGNGNVVINRGRKAVILSVANTGDRPIQVGSHYHFIEANPFLVFDRKKAYGMRLNIPAGTATRFEPGETKSVILVSIGGRKVIRGGNGFADGPVDDATCSAAVETLSSRGIRNPEEVGASAGITGESLTFTKVISCEAYANMYGPTTGDKIRLGDTNLYAEIERDCAIYGDECVFGGGKVIRDGMGQTCGYKPADSLDIVITNAVIIDYTGVFKSDIGIKDGIIFALGKAGNPDTMDGVSPNMVVGANTEVIAGEGMIITAGAIDCHVHFICPQLAYEAISSGITTLIGGGTGPADGTRATTCTPAPSQMKLMLQSTDDLPLNFGFTGKGNTSRPEALHEIIKAGAMGLKLHEDWGTTPATIDNSLAVGDEHDIQVNIHTDTLNESGFVEHTIEAFKGRTIHTYHSEGAGGGHAPDIIKVCGVKNVLPSSTNPTRPFTSNTIDEHLDMLMVCHHLDKDIPEDLAFAGSRIRAETIAAEDILHDMGAISIISSDSQAMGRIGEVICRTWQTAHKMKSQRGSIDPNGLESDNLRIRRYIAKYTINPAIANGISHLVGSVEVGKLADLVLWKPSFFGAKPEMVIKGGTIAWANMGDPNASIPTPEPVFMRPMFGAFGKAGSANSIAFVSKAAANADVKALYGLEKKVEAVRNVRKLTKLDMKLNDALPSITVDPETYTVIANGEVLTCAAASTVPLSRNYFLF
- the LOC115749332 gene encoding 4-coumarate--CoA ligase-like 9, whose translation is MAIQNATSTSSIDPNSGFCPKTGTYHSLRPLAPLPPPSAPLSVTDYIFSHLASHPPPATATALVDVSTSRGVAYPELIRRVRSLSSSLRSRLGLSRGDCALIISPNSLDIPVLYLSLFSIGVAVSPCNPSSTAPEILHLIQLSRPSIAFAMSKTASKVPSPPLGTVLIDSPEVESLMRVVVPAGDPDQIDVSQSDTAAILYSSGTTTGKVKAVALTHRNLTSMVAGSYAVRAARASTAVALCTVPYFHAFGFTYCVRSVAMGETLVCMGRFRMEEMGRAIERFRVSHTAVAPPVVIAMVKGGSVMEGYDFSSLEVVVCGGAPLPATVVARFKDRFPNVQLAQGYGLTESTGRAFGTVGPKESAVVGATGKLVPDCEAKIIDPDTGAFLPPCKVGELWVRGSSIMKGYVGDEQATRAIVDTEGWLRTGDLCYIDGQGFLFFVDRIKEIIKYKGYQVAPGELEHLLQSHPDVVDAAVAPYPDEEAGQIPMAFIVRRPGSAVDEPSIKAFVAQMVAPYKKIRHVMFIDSIPKNAAGKVLRRELSKLASLGGASKI